The Meriones unguiculatus strain TT.TT164.6M chromosome 6, Bangor_MerUng_6.1, whole genome shotgun sequence genome has a window encoding:
- the Crh gene encoding corticoliberin: protein MRLRLLVSAGILLVALSPCPPCRALLSRGPVPGAPRAPQPLNFVQPEQPQQPQPVLVRLGEEYFLRLGNLNRSPAARLSPDSTPLSAGRGSRPSHDLAAANFFRVLLQQLQMPPRSLDSRAGPEERGAEDALGGHQGALERERRSEEPPISLDLTFHLLREVLEMARAEQLAQQAHSNRKLMEIIGK, encoded by the coding sequence ATGCGGCTGCGGCTGCTGGTGTCCGCGGGTATCCTGCTGGTGGCTCTGTCGCCCTGCCCGCCTTGCAGGGCCCTGCTGAGCAGGGGACCCGTCCCCGGAGCCCCGCGGGCCCCGCAGCCCCTGAATTTCGTGCAGCCGGAGCAGCCCCAGCAGCCTCAGCCGGTTCTGGTCCGCCTGGGTGAAGAATACTTCCTCCGCCTGGGGAACCTCAACAGGAGCCCCGCTGCTCGGCTGTCGCCCGACTCCACGCCCCTCTCCGCGGGTCGCGGCAGCCGCCCCTCGCACGACCTGGCAGCCGCTAACTTTTTCCGCGTGTTGCTGCAGCAGCTGCAGATGCCTCCGCGCTCGCTCGACAGCCGCGCGGGGCCGGAGGAGCGCGGGGCCGAGGATGCCCTCGGAGGCCACCAGGGGGCGCTAGAGAGGGAGAGGCGGTCCGAGGAGCCGCCCATCTCTCTGGATCTCACCTTCCACCTCCTGCGGGAAGTCCTGGAAATGGCCAGGGCAGAGCAGTTAGCTCAGCAAgctcacagcaacaggaaactgaTGGAGATTATCGGAAAATGA